One Salinimonas marina DNA segment encodes these proteins:
- the ilvC gene encoding ketol-acid reductoisomerase: MANYFNTLSLRQQLNQLAQCRFMERSEFAQGCAYLQDKNIVIVGCGAQGLNQGLNMRDSGLNISYALRQSAIDQQRESYQRATDNGFTVGTYDALIPGADVVYNLTPDKQHANVVETVMPLMQHGATLAYSHGFNIVEEGQQIRSDITVVMCAPKCPGTEVREEYKRGFGVPTLIAVHPENDPEQCGWEIAKALASATGGDRAGVLASSFVAEVKSDLMGEQTILCGMQQVAAVLGFEKMTAEGIEPGYAAALIQYGLETITEALKIGGITHMMDRLSNPAKIKVFDMADELKVLLRPLFEKHQDDIISGEFSQMMMKDWSNGDENLHRWREETGRCGFEQAPQYDGTISEQAFFDKGLVLVAMIKAGVELAFDVMVEAGILPESAYYESLHETPLISNTIARKRLYEMNVVISDTAEYGNYLFANAATPLLREHFMPAITTAELGKGLQLSSNQVDNRRLVEVNQAIREHGVERIGQQLRGYMTTMQAIIQG, from the coding sequence ATGGCTAATTATTTCAATACCTTATCGCTACGTCAGCAGTTGAATCAACTGGCACAGTGTCGCTTTATGGAGCGCAGTGAGTTTGCGCAGGGATGTGCGTATCTGCAGGACAAGAACATCGTTATCGTCGGTTGCGGCGCTCAGGGTCTCAATCAGGGTTTAAACATGCGGGATTCGGGGCTGAATATCAGTTACGCCCTGCGTCAGTCTGCTATTGACCAGCAGCGCGAATCTTACCAGCGAGCGACCGACAATGGCTTTACGGTCGGCACCTACGATGCGCTGATTCCTGGCGCCGATGTGGTCTATAACCTGACCCCGGACAAACAACACGCCAACGTGGTCGAAACCGTGATGCCGTTGATGCAGCACGGTGCCACACTGGCCTACTCTCACGGTTTTAATATTGTGGAGGAAGGCCAGCAGATACGCAGCGATATCACCGTGGTGATGTGCGCGCCTAAATGTCCGGGGACCGAAGTCCGCGAAGAGTACAAGCGAGGATTTGGCGTACCCACCCTGATTGCGGTCCATCCGGAGAACGACCCTGAACAGTGTGGCTGGGAGATTGCCAAGGCCCTGGCCAGCGCCACCGGCGGTGACCGGGCAGGGGTTCTGGCCTCATCGTTTGTGGCCGAAGTAAAATCCGATTTGATGGGCGAGCAAACCATTTTGTGCGGCATGCAGCAAGTGGCGGCGGTACTCGGGTTTGAAAAAATGACCGCTGAGGGGATTGAGCCAGGTTATGCCGCAGCGCTGATTCAGTATGGTCTGGAGACCATTACCGAAGCGCTTAAAATCGGTGGCATCACCCACATGATGGATCGCTTGTCCAACCCGGCAAAAATCAAAGTCTTTGATATGGCTGATGAGCTTAAAGTATTGCTGCGCCCTTTGTTTGAAAAGCACCAGGACGACATCATCAGTGGTGAGTTTTCCCAGATGATGATGAAAGACTGGTCGAATGGTGATGAGAACTTGCATCGCTGGCGCGAAGAGACCGGCCGCTGCGGTTTTGAACAGGCCCCGCAATACGATGGCACCATCAGTGAGCAAGCCTTTTTTGATAAGGGCCTGGTACTGGTAGCGATGATCAAAGCCGGGGTTGAGCTGGCCTTTGATGTGATGGTGGAAGCCGGCATTCTGCCAGAATCAGCCTATTACGAGTCGCTGCACGAAACCCCACTGATCTCTAATACCATTGCCCGTAAACGGCTGTACGAAATGAATGTGGTGATTTCAGATACCGCGGAATATGGCAATTATTTGTTTGCCAATGCCGCCACACCATTACTGCGTGAACACTTTATGCCGGCCATCACCACCGCTGAGCTGGGCAAAGGCTTACAGCTGTCGTCAAACCAGGTAGACAATCGGCGCCTGGTAGAGGTTAATCAGGCCATTCGCGAACACGGAGTGGAGCGAATCGGTCAACAGCTTCGAGGCTATATGACCACGATGCAGGCCATTATTCAGGGCTAA
- a CDS encoding alpha/beta hydrolase family protein — protein sequence MANLKTLVSSSRRTVTYNYIKNQLGSDSTDLKARSPYYAAEAITTPLLLVHGDEDRSVPVSQSRDMAEELEDNGHDDFRYIELENGDHYLSIQANRHKLFIEMERFLATYLR from the coding sequence GTGGCCAATCTCAAAACATTAGTCAGTTCTTCGCGTCGGACCGTGACCTACAATTACATCAAAAATCAGCTGGGGTCAGATAGCACAGATTTAAAAGCCCGCTCACCCTATTATGCGGCAGAGGCTATTACGACTCCGCTGTTACTGGTCCATGGTGACGAAGACCGCTCAGTACCGGTGTCGCAAAGCCGTGATATGGCCGAGGAGCTTGAAGATAACGGCCATGACGATTTTCGTTACATAGAGCTGGAAAATGGTGATCACTATTTATCTATTCAGGCAAACCGGCATAAGTTATTTATAGAAATGGAGAGGTTTCTGGCCACCTATCTGCGGTAA
- a CDS encoding alpha/beta hydrolase family protein, translated as MKGCLHGITAALVLILVKVGGLMAAPAMDMPVTAFSTLPQYQNVQLSPDGERVAFIQNSTVNNQAKAILQVYDFGKQKPFYLLQSDNQKIKINWYKWANKDTLAVSARYEVKIRSKRYYRTQMFLINYLKADGRPRPVANVSRLLSSGKMDHVPQFMDTVVDWLDDDPNHILMAMDMETPNLPSVYKVALDTYKLTRIERAKRKIRTWMTDRQGRLRLGVTNNYDTGERRVLVKKDDDWEPLFTYNAMHEKGFYPQGFGLDPDILYYSAYRGDHLALYKMQLSTQQSTLVFSDDNYDVNGRLLYSNKTNDAIGITHDQAPNGKHYWDQRWEPLQAMVNQAMPGYENYLVSFSQDETRYVLYSEADGRSPYYSVGDTRNNKLTVLFNQYPQLQSITFPQHQKHSITTRDKLEIEAYLTLPEHGSAPYPTIIHPHGGPDARDYAGFDYWTAYFTSRGYAVLRPNFRGSSGYGFSFSRAQMQGWGLAMQDDITDATQWMIDEGLADAEKLCIVGASYGGYAAMMATVRTPSYLAAPSVLPEWPISKH; from the coding sequence ATGAAAGGATGTCTACACGGGATCACCGCGGCGCTGGTGTTGATATTGGTAAAGGTGGGCGGGCTGATGGCCGCCCCGGCTATGGATATGCCGGTAACCGCATTTAGTACCTTACCCCAATATCAGAATGTGCAACTCTCTCCTGACGGCGAACGGGTGGCGTTTATCCAGAACAGCACCGTTAACAACCAAGCCAAAGCTATTTTGCAGGTATATGATTTTGGTAAGCAAAAGCCATTTTATCTGCTGCAGTCTGACAACCAGAAAATTAAAATTAATTGGTACAAATGGGCCAACAAAGACACCCTGGCGGTCAGTGCCCGCTACGAAGTAAAAATTCGCAGCAAGCGCTATTACCGAACGCAAATGTTTTTGATTAATTATTTAAAGGCCGATGGGCGCCCGCGCCCGGTGGCCAATGTCAGTCGCCTGTTGTCCTCCGGCAAGATGGACCATGTACCTCAGTTTATGGATACCGTGGTGGACTGGCTGGATGATGACCCCAATCACATCCTGATGGCCATGGACATGGAAACCCCAAATCTGCCGTCGGTCTACAAGGTAGCACTGGATACGTATAAGCTAACCCGGATAGAACGCGCCAAACGTAAAATCCGCACCTGGATGACCGATCGGCAGGGGCGTCTGCGCCTCGGTGTGACCAATAATTACGATACGGGTGAACGCCGGGTGCTGGTGAAAAAAGACGATGATTGGGAGCCGCTTTTTACTTACAACGCCATGCACGAAAAAGGCTTCTACCCCCAGGGTTTTGGGCTGGATCCTGACATTTTATATTACAGTGCCTATCGTGGCGATCATCTGGCCTTGTACAAGATGCAGCTCAGTACGCAGCAATCCACGCTGGTGTTCAGCGATGACAACTATGATGTCAACGGCCGCCTGCTGTATTCCAATAAAACCAATGACGCCATTGGTATCACCCACGACCAGGCCCCCAATGGTAAACACTACTGGGACCAACGCTGGGAGCCTTTGCAGGCAATGGTTAACCAGGCGATGCCTGGCTATGAAAACTATCTGGTGAGTTTTAGCCAGGATGAGACCCGTTATGTTTTATATTCAGAAGCAGACGGCCGTTCGCCGTATTACAGTGTGGGCGACACCCGGAATAACAAACTTACGGTATTGTTTAACCAGTATCCGCAGCTGCAAAGCATCACCTTCCCCCAGCATCAAAAGCACAGCATCACTACCCGGGATAAGCTTGAAATAGAAGCCTATTTAACGCTGCCTGAACACGGCAGCGCCCCTTATCCCACTATTATCCATCCCCATGGCGGTCCCGACGCCCGGGATTATGCAGGTTTTGATTACTGGACCGCCTATTTTACCAGTCGCGGCTATGCAGTATTGCGGCCTAATTTCAGAGGCTCCTCCGGCTATGGGTTTTCCTTTTCACGGGCGCAGATGCAAGGTTGGGGACTGGCCATGCAGGACGACATCACCGATGCGACCCAATGGATGATAGACGAAGGCCTGGCTGATGCGGAAAAGCTGTGTATTGTGGGGGCCAGCTATGGGGGGTACGCGGCGATGATGGCGACCGTCAGAACCCCGAGTTATTTAGCTGCGCCATCAGTTTTGCCGGAGTGGCCAATCTCAAAACATTAG
- a CDS encoding multidrug effflux MFS transporter has product MVNPVTDTTTTPTLSLYEFVALMALMTSLVALSIDAMLPALSQIGQALNAKDDHEAHLIVSVFFAGMAVGQLFFGPFADARGRRQTILLGLCIFVAGSLVCMQASDMQTMLVGRLIQAFGVSGPRIAALAIIRDLYVGDAMARVMSFIMMVFILVPMLAPVIGQTVLYFFSWQHIFSLFLVVAVIAGSWFFARQPETLPAARRKAFSWYQFWRSSRFIVTHMSVMGYTIAMGCIFGSFLAYLSASQTIFQEIYHTGDWFPYIFATLAFSIGLASFFNGTMVMRFGMSKLVHVALYGVITFALVFSAVIWAYSGLPPLITTLTIMFCGFFFVGILFGNLNAMAMQPLGAMAGLGAAIIGSFSSMIAVPVALFIDSFLTTTLTPIGLGFLGFFMLAWVAVKTGDKARDKAAG; this is encoded by the coding sequence ATGGTTAACCCGGTTACCGATACCACAACAACCCCCACTCTGTCGCTATACGAATTTGTGGCTTTAATGGCCCTGATGACCTCGCTGGTGGCGCTGAGTATCGACGCCATGTTGCCGGCTCTTTCCCAAATCGGGCAGGCACTGAACGCAAAAGATGATCATGAGGCGCATTTAATTGTGTCGGTCTTTTTTGCAGGCATGGCGGTGGGGCAATTGTTTTTTGGACCCTTTGCCGATGCCCGGGGCCGGCGCCAGACGATTTTGTTGGGGTTATGTATTTTTGTGGCAGGTTCGCTGGTGTGTATGCAGGCCAGTGATATGCAAACCATGCTGGTGGGCCGACTGATTCAGGCCTTTGGGGTCTCGGGGCCGCGCATCGCCGCGCTGGCCATCATCCGCGATTTGTACGTGGGTGATGCGATGGCGCGGGTGATGTCATTCATCATGATGGTCTTTATTCTGGTACCGATGCTGGCGCCGGTTATCGGTCAGACGGTGTTGTATTTCTTTTCATGGCAACATATTTTCAGTTTATTTCTGGTGGTGGCGGTGATCGCCGGTAGCTGGTTTTTTGCGCGTCAACCTGAAACCTTGCCAGCCGCCCGGCGTAAGGCATTTTCCTGGTATCAGTTCTGGCGGTCATCACGTTTTATTGTGACCCATATGTCCGTCATGGGTTACACCATCGCCATGGGCTGTATCTTTGGTTCTTTTCTGGCTTACTTAAGTGCCTCTCAGACTATTTTTCAGGAGATTTATCATACCGGCGACTGGTTTCCGTATATTTTTGCGACCCTGGCATTTTCTATCGGGCTGGCGTCCTTTTTTAATGGCACCATGGTGATGCGTTTTGGAATGAGTAAGCTGGTGCATGTGGCGCTGTACGGGGTGATTACTTTTGCCCTCGTTTTCAGTGCGGTGATCTGGGCTTATTCTGGCTTGCCTCCGTTAATCACCACCTTAACAATTATGTTTTGCGGGTTTTTCTTCGTCGGGATTTTATTTGGTAACCTCAATGCCATGGCGATGCAGCCACTTGGCGCTATGGCCGGATTGGGCGCCGCTATTATCGGCTCGTTTTCGAGTATGATTGCGGTGCCGGTAGCATTGTTTATAGACAGTTTTCTGACGACCACCCTGACCCCCATCGGCCTGGGTTTTTTAGGCTTTTTTATGCTGGCCTGGGTGGCGGTAAAAACTGGTGATAAAGCCCGGGATAAAGCCGCCGGGTAG
- the ilvY gene encoding HTH-type transcriptional activator IlvY, producing MDFRSLQLFTHLASSLHFGHTAQAMYVSASTLSRSIQRLEEECGTTLFVRDNRKVALTHAGHKLLAFSQQVLGEWQSLRSELQHDSVTLQGELSLFCSVTASQSHLPGLLQRFRLQHPGVDIRLLTGDPARAIDSVKQQQCDVSIAIHTPDFPPDLSFTALDNVPLVLIAPRDWRLTQLEHIDWRRHQLIMPEHGPTRRSVYHWFAEQGIRPDVYASVGGNEAIVSMVAFGCGVGFVPKVVVEHSTMAGQVSQINVADIAPYALGLCCLHSRRHEPLINALLQLELN from the coding sequence ATGGATTTTAGAAGCTTACAGCTATTTACTCATCTGGCCTCCAGTCTGCATTTTGGCCACACAGCGCAGGCAATGTACGTCTCTGCGTCGACCCTGAGCCGTTCGATACAGCGGCTTGAAGAAGAGTGTGGTACCACCCTGTTTGTCCGTGATAATCGTAAAGTGGCACTGACCCATGCCGGACACAAACTACTGGCGTTCAGCCAACAGGTACTGGGAGAGTGGCAGTCCTTAAGAAGCGAATTGCAGCATGACAGCGTGACCTTACAGGGCGAGTTGAGTTTGTTTTGCTCAGTGACCGCCAGTCAGAGTCATCTGCCTGGTCTGCTGCAACGTTTCCGGTTGCAACATCCTGGAGTGGATATCCGCCTGCTCACGGGAGATCCCGCCCGGGCCATCGATTCGGTCAAACAACAGCAGTGTGATGTGAGTATTGCGATTCACACCCCTGATTTCCCCCCTGATTTATCATTTACCGCCCTGGATAATGTGCCATTGGTGCTGATTGCGCCCCGCGATTGGCGACTAACTCAGCTTGAACACATCGACTGGCGGCGTCACCAGCTGATTATGCCCGAACATGGACCGACCCGGCGCAGTGTCTATCACTGGTTTGCCGAACAGGGCATCCGGCCTGATGTATATGCCTCGGTGGGCGGCAATGAAGCGATTGTCAGTATGGTGGCATTCGGGTGTGGAGTGGGGTTTGTGCCCAAAGTGGTGGTGGAGCATTCCACGATGGCCGGCCAGGTGAGCCAGATTAATGTGGCCGATATTGCGCCTTACGCGCTGGGGTTATGCTGCCTGCATTCCCGGCGTCACGAACCTTTGATAAACGCCCTGCTTCAGCTGGAGCTTAACTGA
- a CDS encoding autotransporter assembly complex protein TamA encodes MHTAIFVILSALMAGFSGVAQAELSFEIEGVEQDELEDNIRLHLNSLDISQDALNDPFWREQLAQSVATAVEPFGYYNSATLVELAPDNEVILRVSLDTPLVIANVTREIIGPGRADPEFRQVFNSFSLAEGDTLNQPVYERFKSNMFNYALSHGYFDFHWQATRLDLVREDREANILLIAQSGPQYQFGKIKLLGDDRASAIIQRLRPFEQGQPYSSKVLTEFNRQLNQAGYFSRVIARPVVSEADNLQVPIEITVAHKPRDNFNVGLGAATDTGPRARLKWQRPWVNENGHSASAELFVSAPEQSITAEYLVPMGNIKRDYLKYEAGYQFLDYSDTNTESETLSVSVHRMVQADDSPWQDDYSLTYLREQYTVEDSPSQTTQLVMPGYAIQYLVKDDPLNITRGSLFRTGLQVGQEGLGSDIDIFKAVAEARIIRTYQKHRLLIRAETGMLATSNFGEVPASLRFYAGGDQSIRGFGYRAVGPEEATIFDPSTGTEEDAGGKYLATVGLEYAYQVSSNWRAAAFFDVGTATNEFEEDPAYGIGPGVHWLSPIGPVRLYLARGFSPEETTWRFHFMLGPEL; translated from the coding sequence GTGCATACAGCAATATTCGTCATTCTGAGTGCTTTGATGGCAGGATTTTCAGGCGTTGCTCAGGCTGAACTAAGCTTTGAAATTGAAGGCGTGGAACAAGACGAGCTGGAAGACAATATTCGGCTGCACCTTAATAGCCTGGATATTTCCCAGGATGCGCTCAACGACCCGTTTTGGCGCGAACAGCTGGCCCAGTCAGTCGCCACCGCGGTAGAACCCTTTGGCTACTACAACAGTGCCACGCTGGTGGAGCTGGCGCCCGACAACGAGGTTATCCTGCGAGTGTCGCTGGACACCCCTCTGGTCATTGCCAATGTGACCCGCGAAATTATTGGTCCCGGCCGCGCCGACCCTGAATTCCGACAAGTGTTTAACAGTTTTTCGCTGGCTGAAGGCGACACGCTGAATCAGCCGGTTTATGAACGGTTTAAATCCAATATGTTCAATTATGCCCTGTCTCATGGGTATTTTGATTTTCACTGGCAGGCCACCCGTCTCGATTTGGTTCGTGAAGACCGTGAAGCGAATATCTTGCTGATAGCCCAAAGTGGTCCGCAGTACCAGTTTGGCAAGATAAAACTGTTGGGCGATGATCGCGCCAGCGCGATTATCCAGCGCTTACGCCCCTTTGAACAAGGCCAGCCATATTCATCTAAAGTACTCACCGAATTTAATCGTCAGTTGAATCAGGCGGGATATTTTTCCCGGGTGATCGCCCGGCCGGTGGTCAGTGAGGCCGACAACTTACAGGTACCCATTGAAATCACCGTGGCGCATAAACCACGGGATAACTTCAACGTCGGTCTGGGTGCAGCAACGGATACCGGCCCGCGAGCCCGGTTAAAATGGCAACGCCCCTGGGTCAATGAAAATGGTCATTCCGCCTCAGCGGAGCTGTTTGTCTCGGCACCAGAACAATCGATAACCGCGGAATATCTGGTACCCATGGGCAACATTAAACGCGACTACCTGAAGTACGAAGCGGGTTATCAGTTTCTGGATTATTCTGACACCAATACTGAAAGTGAAACCTTGTCAGTCTCGGTCCACCGGATGGTGCAAGCCGATGATTCGCCCTGGCAGGACGATTATTCGTTAACCTATTTGCGTGAACAATACACCGTGGAGGACTCGCCATCACAAACCACCCAACTGGTGATGCCCGGTTACGCCATTCAGTATCTGGTCAAAGACGATCCGCTTAATATAACCCGGGGCAGCCTGTTTCGAACCGGCTTGCAGGTGGGTCAGGAAGGCCTGGGTTCTGATATTGATATTTTTAAAGCCGTGGCCGAAGCCCGCATTATCCGCACCTACCAGAAACACCGGCTGCTGATTCGTGCTGAAACCGGCATGCTGGCCACCAGTAACTTCGGGGAAGTTCCCGCGTCGTTGCGCTTTTATGCCGGTGGCGATCAAAGCATACGTGGTTTTGGTTATCGCGCGGTGGGGCCCGAAGAAGCCACTATTTTTGACCCCTCCACCGGCACCGAAGAAGATGCCGGGGGTAAATACCTGGCGACGGTGGGGTTGGAATACGCTTATCAGGTTTCTTCAAACTGGCGCGCAGCCGCATTTTTTGATGTGGGTACCGCCACCAATGAATTTGAAGAGGACCCCGCCTACGGAATTGGCCCGGGTGTACACTGGCTTTCGCCCATCGGACCGGTCCGATTATATCTGGCCCGGGGGTTTTCGCCTGAAGAAACCACCTGGCGCTTTCACTTTATGCTAGGCCCTGAATTATGA